In Streptomyces chartreusis NRRL 3882, the following are encoded in one genomic region:
- a CDS encoding thiazolylpeptide-type bacteriocin, with translation MSIDGIKNQDADKAFEGFDTDELETLEVTDGVALPEMGASSGSIGTSSSSSSTCSAC, from the coding sequence ATGAGCATCGACGGCATCAAGAACCAGGACGCGGACAAGGCGTTCGAGGGCTTCGACACGGACGAGCTGGAGACCCTCGAGGTCACCGACGGCGTCGCCCTGCCGGAGATGGGCGCCTCCAGCGGCTCGATCGGCACCTCTTCCTCGTCGTCCAGCACCTGCTCGGCCTGCTGA
- a CDS encoding thiazolylpeptide-type bacteriocin: MTAKDIKNQDADKAFEGFDTDELETLEVTDGVALPEMGASSGSIGTSSSSSSTCSAC, translated from the coding sequence ATGACCGCCAAGGACATCAAGAACCAGGACGCGGACAAGGCGTTCGAGGGCTTCGACACGGACGAGCTGGAGACCCTCGAGGTCACCGACGGCGTCGCCCTGCCGGAGATGGGCGCCTCCAGCGGCTCGATCGGCACCTCCTCCTCGTCCTCCAGCACCTGCTCGGCCTGCTGA
- a CDS encoding SagB/ThcOx family dehydrogenase → MIPATTKKPPGFAARALRTDVRVTFDDSTGTALLRGPATSLALRPVRGPLRTVLDRLAEGPLPREELYEGLDGAGRERADALLERAGHLLAYSVLTHAEPPLRRELVRLEPTARDAGHRVADVPAGARVRLSRFAFCRTREGVLVLESPLVKFRAVLVDRAARELAAALGQPGRAGSAGEVTGLSEAEALDVLCHLVGLGFAELAGADGTFGSDTDPVLRQWDFHDLLFHSRIRSGRYDEAFGALYPYRGEIDPQPAVKPAPHGPVTELYRPRRSDIDAGDPSLTAAVESRRSHRTFGERALTARELGEFLYRVQRVRVHRTPGPDAPGEDEVVSRPYPSGGSLYELELYVTVLRCAGLEPGVYHYDSYAHRLVLVSAAEADRRALLGVASRSVGFEVRPDVLVTVTSRFQRMAWKYRAMAYATTLRHTGVLYQTMYLVATAMGLAPCGLGNGDADLSARVLGLDYLRESSVGDFLLGTPTTGTAPPADPGEEWHMVNSPEWAIPLDGSGNQGGDGKSFAP, encoded by the coding sequence ATGATTCCCGCGACCACGAAGAAACCCCCCGGGTTCGCCGCCCGGGCGCTGCGCACCGACGTGCGGGTGACGTTCGACGACAGCACGGGCACCGCCCTGCTCCGGGGGCCCGCCACCTCCCTCGCCCTGCGCCCGGTACGCGGCCCGCTGCGCACCGTCCTGGACCGGCTGGCCGAGGGCCCGTTGCCGCGCGAGGAGCTGTACGAGGGCCTCGACGGCGCCGGGCGGGAGCGGGCCGACGCGCTGCTGGAGCGGGCCGGGCATCTGCTGGCGTACAGCGTGCTCACGCACGCCGAGCCGCCGCTGCGCCGGGAGTTGGTCCGGTTGGAGCCGACCGCCCGGGACGCCGGGCACCGGGTCGCGGACGTGCCCGCCGGCGCGCGCGTCCGCCTCTCGCGGTTCGCCTTCTGCCGTACGCGCGAAGGAGTCCTCGTCCTGGAGTCACCCCTGGTGAAGTTCCGCGCCGTGCTCGTGGACCGGGCCGCCCGCGAGCTCGCCGCCGCCCTGGGACAGCCGGGCCGGGCGGGCAGCGCCGGGGAGGTCACCGGGCTGAGCGAGGCGGAGGCCCTGGACGTCCTGTGCCATCTGGTCGGCCTCGGTTTCGCCGAACTCGCCGGAGCGGACGGCACGTTCGGCTCCGACACCGATCCGGTGCTGCGCCAGTGGGACTTCCACGACCTGCTGTTCCACTCGCGCATCCGCTCCGGGCGCTACGACGAGGCCTTCGGCGCCCTCTACCCCTACCGGGGCGAGATCGACCCGCAGCCCGCCGTGAAGCCAGCGCCGCACGGCCCCGTCACCGAGCTGTACCGCCCGCGCCGCTCCGACATCGACGCCGGCGACCCGTCCCTGACCGCCGCCGTCGAGTCCCGCCGCTCCCACCGCACCTTCGGGGAGCGGGCGTTGACGGCGCGCGAGCTGGGCGAGTTCCTGTACCGGGTGCAGCGGGTCCGGGTGCACCGCACTCCCGGCCCGGACGCGCCCGGCGAGGACGAGGTCGTCTCGCGGCCCTACCCGAGCGGCGGCTCGCTGTACGAACTGGAGCTGTACGTCACGGTGCTGCGCTGTGCCGGGCTGGAGCCGGGCGTCTACCACTACGACTCGTACGCGCACCGTCTCGTCCTCGTCAGCGCCGCGGAGGCGGACCGGCGGGCGCTGCTGGGTGTGGCGTCCCGTTCGGTGGGCTTCGAGGTGCGCCCCGATGTGCTCGTCACGGTGACCTCGCGGTTCCAGCGCATGGCGTGGAAGTACCGGGCCATGGCCTACGCGACGACGCTGCGGCACACCGGGGTGCTCTACCAGACCATGTACCTGGTGGCCACGGCGATGGGCCTGGCGCCCTGCGGGCTGGGCAACGGCGACGCCGACCTGTCCGCCCGCGTGCTGGGCCTGGACTACCTCCGGGAGTCCTCGGTCGGCGACTTCCTGCTGGGCACGCCGACCACGGGTACGGCGCCGCCCGCGGACCCGGGCGAGGAATGGCACATGGTGAACAGCCCTGAATGGGCAATTCCGCTCGACGGCTCCGGAAATCAGGGCGGCGACGGAAAGTCATTCGCCCCGTGA